From the Cyanobacteria bacterium FACHB-DQ100 genome, one window contains:
- a CDS encoding photosystem II reaction center protein M, protein MQVNDLGFIASILFVLVPSVFLLILYIQTASRQPKDEQ, encoded by the coding sequence ATGCAAGTTAATGATTTGGGATTTATTGCGTCGATTCTGTTTGTGCTTGTGCCGAGCGTGTTTCTGCTGATTCTCTATATCCAAACCGCCAGCCGCCAGCCCAAAGACGAGCAATAA
- a CDS encoding PQQ-dependent sugar dehydrogenase: MKFSTEQLRRSAGISLLGFAMTACSLTAANTVAPAQSPSDAAQISSAQTPQGFQQTTIVSGLERPWSMAWLPDGAMLITEKAGRLRLVRNGVLDSTPIAGVPEVMSAGQGGLLDVSIHPRFAQNRWVYLTYSHGTQSANRTRVARATFDGKALRDLRVIFEVKQAKSGGQHFGSRILWLPDGTMLVAIGDGGNPPVQLEGELIRKQAQNLRSRLGKIVRLNDDGSAPRDNPFATNQTADPAIWSYGHRNIQGLAFDPLKQRVWATEHGARGGDELNLAQAGKNYGWPVVTYSREYFGGEISTARSRSGMVSPKVVWTPATAPSGLAFYTSDRIPAWKGDLFAGGLVSQDVRRIDLDETGNVRGQQRLAIGQRVRDVRQSPDGLLYVLTDGSGDGRLIRLEPPGS; encoded by the coding sequence ATGAAGTTTTCGACCGAGCAACTAAGGCGCAGCGCAGGAATCAGTTTGCTAGGATTTGCGATGACCGCTTGCTCCCTAACTGCCGCGAATACGGTTGCGCCCGCTCAAAGCCCCTCAGATGCTGCTCAGATATCTTCTGCCCAAACGCCTCAAGGATTTCAGCAAACAACGATCGTGTCAGGATTAGAACGCCCGTGGAGTATGGCATGGCTTCCCGATGGCGCGATGCTGATTACCGAGAAAGCCGGACGGCTACGGCTGGTGCGAAATGGCGTGTTAGATTCGACTCCGATCGCGGGAGTTCCAGAAGTGATGTCAGCAGGTCAGGGCGGTCTGCTGGATGTCTCGATTCATCCCCGATTTGCCCAAAACCGCTGGGTGTATTTAACTTATTCGCATGGAACTCAGAGCGCAAATCGGACTCGTGTAGCGAGAGCCACGTTTGATGGCAAAGCGCTGCGGGATTTGCGCGTGATTTTTGAAGTGAAGCAAGCGAAATCCGGCGGACAGCATTTCGGGTCGCGGATTCTTTGGCTACCGGATGGCACAATGCTGGTCGCGATCGGCGATGGTGGTAATCCGCCCGTTCAGCTAGAGGGTGAGTTGATTCGCAAGCAGGCGCAAAATTTACGCAGTCGCCTCGGTAAGATTGTGCGGCTAAATGACGATGGCTCAGCGCCACGTGATAACCCCTTTGCAACGAATCAAACCGCAGATCCAGCGATCTGGAGCTATGGACATCGCAATATTCAAGGGTTGGCGTTTGACCCGCTCAAGCAGCGAGTTTGGGCAACTGAACATGGGGCGCGGGGCGGTGATGAGCTGAATCTAGCGCAAGCAGGTAAGAATTACGGCTGGCCCGTTGTGACTTATAGCCGAGAATATTTTGGCGGGGAGATTTCGACAGCGCGATCGCGCTCCGGTATGGTGAGTCCGAAAGTCGTTTGGACTCCGGCAACGGCTCCTTCGGGATTGGCGTTTTATACGAGCGATCGCATTCCGGCTTGGAAAGGTGATCTGTTTGCGGGCGGATTGGTGTCTCAAGATGTACGGCGCATTGATCTTGATGAAACGGGAAATGTGCGAGGGCAGCAGAGGCTTGCGATCGGGCAGCGAGTACGCGATGTGCGGCAGAGTCCCGATGGATTGCTGTATGTTCTTACGGATGGATCAGGAGACGGGCGCTTAATTCGACTAGAGCCGCCAGGGAGCTAA
- a CDS encoding (2Fe-2S)-binding protein produces the protein MQPADTDLQPVEEAVVQESPKPAFQSASINFVKEGKEVVAAQGANLRIKAIENQVDLYTFGGKLMNCGGSGQCGTCIVEVIEGMENLSPRTAFEERKLKKKPASYRLACQALVNGAVSVKTKP, from the coding sequence ATGCAACCAGCAGACACCGATCTCCAACCCGTTGAAGAAGCTGTCGTTCAGGAGTCACCGAAACCCGCATTCCAGTCTGCCAGCATCAATTTTGTCAAAGAAGGTAAAGAAGTGGTCGCGGCTCAAGGCGCGAATCTGCGGATTAAAGCGATCGAAAATCAAGTCGATCTCTACACCTTTGGCGGCAAGTTAATGAACTGTGGCGGCAGCGGTCAATGTGGCACTTGCATTGTCGAAGTGATTGAAGGTATGGAAAATCTCTCGCCGCGCACCGCATTCGAGGAGCGCAAATTAAAGAAAAAACCCGCTTCTTATCGCCTGGCTTGTCAAGCCCTAGTCAACGGGGCAGTCAGCGTTAAGACCAAGCCTTAG
- the psbB gene encoding photosystem II chlorophyll-binding protein CP47 gives MGLPWYRVHTVLVNDPGRLIATHLMHTALVAGWAGSMALYELAIFDPSDPVLNPMWRQGMFVLPFMARLGVTSSWGGWSITGETVTDPGFWSFEGVAAAHIVLSGLLFLAACWHWVYWDLELFRDPRTGEPALDLPKMFGIHLFLSGLLCFGFGAFHLTGLFGPGMWVSDAYGVTGHVQAVAPEWGPAGFNPFNPGGVVAHHIAAGIVGIIAGLFHLSVRPPERLYRALRMGNIETVLSSSIAAVFFAAFVVAGTMWYGNATTPIELFGPTRYQWDSSYFRQEIDRRVQNAVADGASLSEAYNQIPEKLAFYDYVGNSPAKGGLFRTGQMNKGDGIAQTWVGHPVFKDGEGRELFVRRLPNFFENFPVILQDSDGVIRADIPFRKAESKYSFEQAGVTVSFYGGKLDGQTISDPAQVKRYARAAQLGEPFEFDRETLNSDGVFRTSPRGWFTFGHAVFALLFFFGHIWHGSRTIFRDVFAGVDPDLSEEQVEWGRFAKVGDKTTLQRTEA, from the coding sequence ATGGGACTACCCTGGTACCGCGTACACACAGTTCTGGTGAATGATCCGGGACGGTTGATTGCGACTCACCTGATGCACACCGCACTGGTAGCAGGTTGGGCAGGATCAATGGCGCTCTATGAGCTTGCCATTTTTGATCCGAGCGATCCAGTTCTGAACCCCATGTGGAGACAAGGTATGTTCGTGCTGCCGTTTATGGCAAGACTCGGCGTAACCTCTTCCTGGGGCGGTTGGAGCATTACGGGTGAAACCGTCACCGATCCAGGCTTCTGGTCGTTTGAGGGCGTTGCGGCTGCCCACATCGTTTTATCGGGCTTGCTGTTCTTGGCAGCTTGCTGGCATTGGGTTTATTGGGATTTGGAGCTTTTCCGCGATCCGCGCACAGGTGAACCTGCGCTCGACTTGCCGAAAATGTTCGGAATTCATTTGTTCTTGTCGGGATTACTTTGTTTTGGTTTCGGTGCGTTCCACTTGACGGGCTTATTTGGTCCCGGAATGTGGGTGTCTGATGCCTATGGTGTAACGGGTCACGTTCAGGCTGTCGCGCCTGAATGGGGTCCGGCTGGATTTAACCCGTTTAATCCGGGTGGAGTTGTGGCGCACCATATTGCAGCGGGCATTGTCGGCATTATTGCAGGCTTATTCCACCTCAGCGTTCGTCCGCCTGAGCGTCTCTATCGCGCTCTAAGAATGGGGAACATCGAAACGGTGTTGTCGAGCAGTATTGCAGCCGTGTTCTTTGCGGCATTTGTGGTTGCAGGAACCATGTGGTACGGCAACGCAACCACTCCGATCGAGCTTTTTGGCCCAACGCGCTATCAGTGGGATAGCAGCTACTTCCGCCAAGAAATCGATCGTCGCGTTCAAAATGCGGTTGCAGATGGCGCAAGTCTGTCTGAAGCTTACAACCAAATTCCTGAAAAACTGGCGTTCTACGATTACGTCGGTAACAGCCCCGCGAAAGGTGGCTTGTTCCGTACCGGTCAGATGAACAAAGGGGATGGAATCGCTCAGACTTGGGTCGGACATCCGGTATTCAAGGATGGCGAAGGTCGTGAATTGTTTGTCCGTCGCTTGCCGAACTTCTTCGAGAACTTCCCTGTGATTCTCCAAGATAGCGATGGCGTGATTCGTGCGGACATTCCGTTCCGTAAGGCTGAGTCGAAGTACAGCTTTGAGCAAGCTGGCGTAACTGTTAGCTTCTATGGCGGTAAGCTGGATGGGCAGACCATCAGCGACCCGGCACAGGTTAAGCGTTATGCGCGTGCTGCTCAGTTAGGCGAACCGTTTGAATTCGATCGTGAAACACTGAACTCGGATGGTGTATTCCGCACCAGCCCGCGTGGATGGTTTACGTTTGGTCATGCTGTGTTTGCGCTGTTGTTCTTCTTCGGTCACATTTGGCACGGATCTCGGACGATCTTCCGGGATGTGTTTGCTGGAGTTGACCCCGATCTGTCGGAAGAACAAGTTGAATGGGGACGTTTTGCGAAAGTGGGTGACAAAACCACTCTTCAGAGAACAGAAGCTTAA
- a CDS encoding RNA-binding protein — protein sequence MSIRLYVGNLPEDLSRQDLEAAFADAGEGVSAKLITDRKTGKCRGFGFVTVKSDELADQFIEKYNGVSIKDNAIKIEKALPRSKDKADEPAAAPVASAGGKRKGGNTNNNNKSRRTTTSTADPDSVQPDPRWAQELEKLKQMLATQTTNS from the coding sequence ATGTCAATTCGTCTATATGTGGGCAATTTGCCCGAAGATTTAAGTCGGCAAGACCTCGAAGCTGCATTTGCGGATGCAGGAGAAGGAGTCTCCGCCAAGCTGATCACCGATCGCAAAACCGGTAAATGCCGCGGTTTTGGCTTCGTCACCGTCAAATCTGATGAATTGGCGGATCAATTCATTGAGAAATACAACGGAGTCAGCATCAAGGACAACGCGATCAAAATTGAAAAAGCGTTGCCTCGATCGAAAGACAAAGCTGATGAACCCGCAGCAGCACCCGTCGCGTCGGCCGGTGGAAAGCGCAAAGGCGGCAACACGAACAACAACAACAAATCGCGCCGCACCACCACTTCTACTGCTGATCCTGACTCGGTTCAACCCGATCCGCGCTGGGCACAAGAACTGGAAAAACTCAAACAAATGCTGGCAACTCAAACGACTAATTCATAG
- a CDS encoding photosystem II manganese-stabilizing polypeptide codes for MRYRALIVTLLAFCLSVLTACSDATATSTEGLTYEQIRGTGLANSCPQIEETSRGSIAIENGKSYSITGLCLQPTTYFVKEELGNKRREAEFVPAKVMTRYTSSIDAVSGTLTANTDGSLTFVEEDGLDFQAITVQLPGGERVPFLFTIKGLVATTAPGSSTINTSTDFTGNFRVPSYRTSNFLDPKGRGLTTGYDNAVALPASADSEELRKENVKRFQLDKGAISLQVAKIDSATGEIAGTFESEQPSETDMGSREASEVKIRGLFYARVAPAA; via the coding sequence ATGAGGTATCGCGCATTGATTGTGACACTGCTGGCATTCTGCCTGAGTGTTCTAACGGCTTGTAGTGACGCTACTGCTACCAGTACGGAAGGATTGACCTACGAGCAAATTCGCGGCACAGGCTTAGCCAATAGCTGCCCCCAAATTGAGGAAACATCCCGCGGCTCGATCGCGATCGAAAACGGCAAATCCTACAGCATCACCGGATTGTGCCTCCAGCCCACCACTTACTTTGTCAAAGAAGAGTTGGGCAACAAGCGCCGTGAAGCTGAGTTTGTTCCCGCGAAAGTGATGACCCGCTACACCTCGTCGATCGATGCGGTGTCAGGAACATTGACGGCAAACACAGATGGTAGCTTGACTTTTGTAGAAGAAGATGGTCTAGACTTTCAGGCGATTACTGTTCAGCTACCAGGTGGCGAACGGGTTCCCTTCTTGTTCACCATTAAAGGATTGGTGGCAACGACTGCGCCGGGTTCGTCCACGATCAACACTTCAACCGACTTTACTGGAAACTTCCGCGTTCCGTCTTACCGGACTTCTAACTTCCTCGACCCGAAAGGTCGCGGTTTGACCACCGGTTACGATAATGCAGTTGCGCTTCCAGCTTCAGCAGACTCAGAAGAGTTGAGAAAAGAGAACGTCAAACGCTTCCAGCTTGACAAGGGTGCAATTTCGCTACAAGTGGCAAAAATCGACAGCGCAACTGGCGAGATTGCCGGAACGTTCGAGAGTGAACAGCCATCTGAGACCGACATGGGATCCCGTGAAGCCAGCGAAGTGAAGATTCGCGGCTTGTTCTACGCACGAGTTGCGCCTGCTGCTTAG
- a CDS encoding 4-hydroxybenzoate solanesyltransferase — MWTQPKPSSEPTWLTIARLLRWHKPEGRLILMIPALWAVFLAGRGTPPWLLVVIIILGTLATSAAGCVANDLWDRNIDPHVERTRDRPLASRALSVKVGIVVGLISLLCAAGLAIFLNPFTFWLCVAAVPVILLYPAAKRVFPVPQLVLSIAWGFAVLISWSAVSCSATSNTACLTQPMWLLWGATVLWTLGFDTVYAMSDREDDRRIGVKSSALFFGRYAPYAITAFYIGTVVILAKLGAVMQLNLWYWSALGLSTIAWAWQSYKLIQLSIPHSFYAFSFKQNVWIGFLLLAGMIVGS, encoded by the coding sequence ATGTGGACTCAGCCAAAACCCTCTTCAGAACCAACCTGGCTCACCATTGCACGACTCCTGCGCTGGCACAAACCCGAAGGGCGTTTGATCTTAATGATTCCGGCACTGTGGGCGGTGTTTCTCGCAGGACGAGGAACGCCACCCTGGTTATTAGTAGTCATCATTATTTTAGGCACTTTGGCAACCAGTGCGGCAGGTTGTGTGGCAAATGATCTCTGGGATCGCAATATTGATCCACACGTTGAACGCACCCGCGATCGTCCCTTGGCTTCACGAGCGCTCTCCGTAAAGGTCGGGATCGTCGTCGGCTTGATTTCGCTGCTGTGTGCCGCAGGATTAGCGATATTTCTCAACCCGTTCACATTCTGGCTTTGTGTCGCTGCCGTTCCCGTGATTCTCCTTTATCCTGCTGCTAAGCGAGTGTTTCCTGTGCCGCAACTGGTGTTATCGATCGCGTGGGGCTTTGCCGTTTTGATTAGCTGGAGTGCGGTGAGTTGTAGCGCGACTTCAAACACGGCTTGCCTCACCCAACCGATGTGGTTACTCTGGGGCGCAACGGTGCTTTGGACGTTGGGATTTGATACGGTGTACGCCATGTCCGACCGCGAGGACGATCGCCGCATCGGAGTCAAGTCCAGCGCTTTATTTTTTGGACGGTATGCTCCTTATGCGATCACTGCCTTCTATATAGGAACGGTGGTCATTTTGGCAAAACTGGGAGCCGTGATGCAGTTGAATCTGTGGTATTGGAGCGCATTAGGACTCAGCACGATCGCGTGGGCATGGCAATCGTACAAACTGATCCAACTCTCAATTCCCCATTCATTCTATGCGTTTAGCTTCAAGCAAAATGTTTGGATTGGTTTTCTCTTATTAGCTGGAATGATTGTTGGAAGTTAA
- a CDS encoding bifunctional pantoate--beta-alanine ligase/(d)CMP kinase yields the protein MRLFTTVAGLRCYLNLAQGKQPIATGSTESTIARSTIGFVPTMGALHAGHLSLIQRARQENQIVVVSIFVNPLQFGANEDLSRYPRTLERDRSLCEAVGVDVIFTPDAAEMGVSPPTPTRVQPSIELTSGLCGAFRPGHFEGVATIVTKLLNLVQPDRAYFGQKDAQQLAVIQQMVKDLNLPVEVVPCAIVRESSGLALSSRNQYLTDEEKIKATALYRGLSQAEKLFRSGERVSATLVQAVKQELEKVSELRPEYIELVDPMTLKSLDSVTDEGLLALAARLGSTRLIDNCVLRDRRPMIAIDGPAGAGKSTVARAVAAKLGLFYLDTGAMYRALTWFVLQSGLDLNDEPAVAELAHQCEIDFQTDTATPIVFVNGQDVTQAIRTPEVTAHVSTIAAQAAVREALVKQQQNYGRRGGIVVDGRDIGTHVFPDAEVKIYLTASIQERARRRQHDLKTLGQPEVSLAELEAAIFERDRKDSTRVISPLRKAEDAIEIQSDNLTVAEVLQRIVSLYQEKTAPVSI from the coding sequence GTGCGCCTGTTTACGACCGTCGCAGGATTGCGGTGCTACTTGAACTTGGCTCAGGGAAAACAACCGATCGCGACGGGTTCCACCGAATCGACGATCGCACGATCAACGATCGGGTTTGTTCCCACGATGGGCGCACTCCACGCTGGACATTTGAGCCTGATTCAACGAGCGCGACAAGAAAATCAAATCGTTGTCGTCAGCATTTTTGTCAATCCGCTGCAGTTTGGAGCAAACGAAGATTTGAGCCGCTACCCCCGCACTTTGGAGCGCGATCGATCGCTGTGTGAAGCGGTTGGGGTTGATGTGATCTTTACGCCTGATGCCGCAGAAATGGGAGTCAGTCCGCCTACTCCGACGAGAGTGCAGCCGTCGATCGAGCTAACTTCTGGGCTGTGTGGGGCGTTTCGTCCTGGGCATTTTGAAGGCGTGGCAACCATTGTGACGAAACTCTTAAATTTGGTGCAGCCCGATCGAGCTTATTTTGGGCAGAAAGATGCTCAGCAACTCGCGGTGATTCAGCAAATGGTGAAAGATTTGAATTTGCCTGTTGAGGTTGTGCCGTGCGCGATCGTGCGGGAATCCAGCGGTTTAGCGCTTTCGTCCCGAAATCAATACTTAACAGATGAAGAAAAAATAAAGGCAACTGCACTTTATCGAGGATTGTCACAAGCTGAAAAACTGTTTCGATCCGGAGAGCGTGTAAGTGCTACCTTAGTTCAGGCAGTGAAACAGGAACTCGAAAAAGTTTCCGAACTGCGACCAGAATATATCGAACTTGTTGATCCGATGACGCTGAAATCTTTAGACTCTGTGACCGATGAGGGTTTGTTAGCGCTGGCTGCGCGTTTGGGTTCGACCCGCCTGATTGACAACTGCGTGCTGCGCGATCGTCGCCCGATGATTGCGATCGATGGTCCTGCGGGAGCGGGAAAATCGACAGTGGCACGGGCAGTAGCGGCTAAGCTGGGCTTGTTTTATCTGGATACGGGCGCGATGTATCGGGCGCTGACTTGGTTTGTGCTGCAATCAGGCTTAGATTTGAACGATGAACCGGCAGTTGCAGAATTGGCGCATCAGTGCGAGATCGATTTTCAAACTGACACGGCAACCCCGATCGTGTTTGTCAACGGCCAAGATGTGACGCAGGCGATTCGGACTCCAGAAGTAACGGCGCATGTTTCGACGATCGCGGCACAGGCGGCGGTGCGGGAAGCGTTAGTGAAGCAGCAGCAGAATTACGGTCGGCGCGGGGGCATCGTGGTTGATGGCCGCGACATCGGAACGCACGTTTTTCCGGATGCAGAAGTAAAAATCTATTTAACTGCTTCGATTCAAGAAAGAGCGCGGCGCAGACAGCACGATCTGAAGACTCTGGGACAGCCAGAGGTGAGTTTGGCAGAGTTAGAAGCCGCAATTTTTGAGCGCGATCGTAAGGACAGCACTCGTGTCATCTCACCGTTGCGGAAGGCGGAGGATGCGATCGAGATTCAATCCGACAATCTGACGGTGGCGGAAGTGCTGCAACGGATTGTCAGTCTATATCAGGAAAAAACGGCACCGGTTTCGATTTGA
- a CDS encoding GNAT family N-acetyltransferase → MSVSSRQTDFSSPTRYCVRAVQPSDLYEIAGVLVDSFPLYPSFLPWLAPVIRVGIHEDLRSRTRFPAPNYVCLVAIDTSDQAERLVGTVEIGLRGTNPWQPRTNQYMYLSNLAVREDARRQGVAQQLLLACEPYVREWGYRNIYLHVLETNEAAKRLYFKLGYQLEEIQPSWDWFLGKPRRMFLRKELRSPEVREL, encoded by the coding sequence GTGAGCGTTTCTTCGCGACAAACAGATTTTTCCAGTCCGACTCGCTATTGCGTTCGGGCGGTACAGCCTTCGGATTTGTATGAGATTGCGGGAGTTTTGGTGGATAGTTTTCCGCTGTATCCGTCGTTTTTACCGTGGCTGGCTCCAGTGATTCGAGTTGGGATTCATGAGGATCTAAGGAGCCGAACGCGATTTCCGGCACCGAATTATGTTTGCTTGGTGGCGATCGATACGAGCGATCAAGCAGAGCGATTGGTTGGAACGGTCGAGATTGGATTACGTGGAACGAATCCTTGGCAGCCGCGTACTAATCAGTATATGTATTTGTCGAATCTGGCGGTACGGGAAGACGCGCGACGGCAAGGAGTGGCGCAGCAGTTGTTATTGGCATGTGAGCCGTATGTCCGAGAGTGGGGCTATCGCAATATTTATTTGCATGTGCTGGAAACGAATGAGGCGGCAAAGCGGCTTTATTTTAAGTTGGGGTATCAGCTAGAAGAGATTCAGCCGAGTTGGGATTGGTTCTTGGGAAAACCGAGACGGATGTTTTTGCGGAAGGAATTGCGATCGCCTGAAGTCAGAGAGCTTTAA
- a CDS encoding photosystem II reaction center protein T encodes MESVAYILILALAIGVLFFAIAFREPPRIGK; translated from the coding sequence ATGGAAAGTGTTGCATATATTTTGATTTTGGCTTTGGCGATCGGCGTTCTGTTCTTTGCGATCGCCTTTCGGGAACCACCGAGAATTGGTAAGTAA
- a CDS encoding RNA polymerase sigma factor SigF, protein MPNLVSTDLRNETLQLLREYQKSASASIRNQLVELNIGLVRKEAHHWVNQCTESYDDLLQVGSIGLIRAIERFDMSKGHAFSSFAIPYIRGEIQHYLRDKSPSVRIPRRWQALQRQAVWIIREFQAQHRRPPTDTEIAAALDIAIEEWQEIRLAGQNRALLSLDTPIGDEEGTASLGDLVPDTRYRSFQLVQEDRLRLQQALVQLEQRTREVLEFVFLYDLTQKETAERLGISAVTVSRQVKKGLQKLQAIMVCTEA, encoded by the coding sequence ATGCCTAATCTTGTCTCTACCGATTTAAGAAACGAAACGTTACAACTGCTCCGTGAGTATCAGAAGTCGGCATCGGCTTCTATCCGCAATCAACTAGTTGAACTGAATATTGGGCTGGTGAGGAAAGAAGCGCACCATTGGGTGAATCAGTGTACGGAAAGCTACGACGATCTGCTTCAGGTTGGATCGATTGGATTAATTCGGGCGATCGAGCGATTTGATATGTCGAAAGGACACGCTTTTAGCTCGTTTGCAATTCCCTACATCCGGGGCGAGATTCAACATTATTTGCGCGACAAAAGCCCCTCGGTGCGAATTCCGCGCCGTTGGCAAGCGCTGCAACGCCAAGCGGTCTGGATCATTCGAGAATTTCAGGCACAACATCGCAGACCCCCGACTGATACTGAAATCGCGGCGGCGTTGGATATTGCGATCGAAGAGTGGCAGGAAATTCGATTAGCGGGTCAAAATCGCGCCCTGCTTAGCCTAGATACCCCCATCGGTGACGAAGAGGGGACTGCATCCCTAGGAGATCTGGTTCCCGATACCCGTTATCGCAGTTTTCAACTCGTTCAGGAAGACCGCCTTCGGCTTCAGCAAGCCTTGGTGCAGTTAGAACAGCGAACCCGTGAAGTTTTGGAGTTCGTTTTTCTCTACGATTTAACTCAGAAAGAAACCGCAGAACGCCTGGGAATTAGCGCCGTCACCGTCTCTCGCCAAGTGAAAAAAGGGCTACAAAAGTTACAAGCCATCATGGTTTGTACTGAGGCTTAA
- a CDS encoding M48 family metalloprotease: MSSFSESASCQNQLEAGLMALQSGQTESAIVQLNRCLTSPDLNSSDAVKAKMGLVQAYAQSGEIQSAIALCQELHQSHHEKVRAWATQMMTKLAPIDPGFVPLDATVQPVRRKRATPSQQNAATIQTEPLSEPARPETISAITPHAWKNADRAQRWHPLPPLNPMRLRCAEVGSAISLFMTLCLLWQVVGFTFSLPHTAVTRLLRWSIAAPDQTIPILQFGLSLMLLFFASPWILDAVLKGLHGLKPLSTAAIARHSVEAHRLIQRFAQQQKIPIPKLGILPASVPIAFTYGCLPKFARIVVSQGLLDQLTDEEIAAIYAGEVSHIAHWDFAWMSLVAVVLQIPYSIYQLSAISSDRLRALQLNQAFVSKLIQIAADVTGLISAIAYGFFWVFRWSGLWLSRERIIYSDRQACSLTGNPNGLARTLIKLTIVTTKTIKHEKRTSYLLEGFELLNPVSYRSAILFEGLFDRVSLSTLFQWDFANCDRSLSLLDSPHALMGTRLQKLMNCCQQWHLKPELDLETLTPTNRKQPLLQFAPLFGGLGGIAIAALLWLIAHALFAIGNFRLNWLASDYSLFPSFGCIGFGVGMIIRFNRFFPDSQDAHTDLVQLLTQPQLTPLDSPRIRLEGTLIGRTGASNRLAQDLLLQTETGLIKLHYCSQLGAIGNLLCSLPLGQPAIVTGWLRRSATPWIDVDTIRTRSLIRAGHPVWSLLVAISAILFGIAQIL, from the coding sequence ATGTCTTCTTTTTCGGAGTCTGCTTCTTGTCAGAATCAGCTAGAAGCAGGGCTAATGGCGCTTCAAAGCGGGCAGACCGAAAGCGCGATCGTACAACTTAACCGGTGTCTCACCTCTCCCGATCTCAATTCCTCAGATGCTGTCAAAGCCAAAATGGGATTAGTGCAGGCATACGCGCAAAGTGGAGAAATTCAGTCAGCGATCGCACTTTGCCAAGAGCTTCACCAGAGCCACCACGAAAAGGTGCGGGCGTGGGCGACGCAAATGATGACAAAGCTTGCGCCTATTGATCCGGGATTCGTGCCGCTTGATGCCACAGTTCAACCCGTTCGACGCAAACGAGCAACGCCATCTCAGCAAAATGCCGCCACAATTCAAACAGAACCCCTATCAGAGCCAGCTCGACCTGAAACCATCTCAGCTATAACGCCGCACGCCTGGAAAAACGCCGATCGTGCTCAGCGCTGGCATCCCCTTCCTCCGCTCAATCCGATGCGGTTGCGGTGTGCAGAAGTTGGAAGCGCGATCTCGCTCTTTATGACACTGTGCTTGCTCTGGCAAGTAGTAGGTTTCACTTTCTCGCTGCCCCATACAGCAGTGACACGGCTCTTGCGCTGGAGTATTGCTGCTCCTGATCAAACCATTCCGATCCTGCAATTCGGATTGAGCTTGATGCTCCTATTTTTTGCATCTCCGTGGATTTTGGATGCAGTGCTGAAAGGACTGCATGGACTCAAGCCGCTTTCCACGGCCGCGATCGCTCGTCATAGCGTAGAGGCGCATCGCCTGATTCAAAGATTTGCTCAGCAGCAGAAAATTCCCATTCCCAAGCTCGGAATTTTGCCGGCTTCGGTTCCGATCGCGTTTACTTACGGTTGTCTACCTAAATTTGCTCGAATTGTGGTGAGTCAAGGGCTTTTAGATCAGTTAACCGATGAAGAAATTGCAGCAATTTATGCCGGAGAAGTGAGCCATATTGCTCATTGGGATTTTGCTTGGATGTCACTTGTTGCTGTCGTGTTGCAGATTCCTTACTCCATTTATCAATTGAGCGCGATCTCCAGCGATCGGCTCCGAGCCTTGCAGTTAAATCAGGCTTTTGTTTCCAAACTCATTCAAATTGCTGCTGATGTAACAGGGCTAATTTCTGCGATCGCCTATGGATTTTTCTGGGTATTTCGCTGGTCAGGATTATGGCTTTCAAGAGAGCGTATTATCTATAGCGATCGTCAGGCTTGCAGTCTCACAGGCAATCCAAACGGACTAGCACGAACCTTGATTAAATTAACGATCGTGACGACTAAAACAATCAAACACGAAAAGCGAACTTCTTATCTATTAGAGGGTTTTGAGCTGCTTAATCCTGTGAGTTATCGCAGCGCAATTTTATTTGAAGGGCTATTCGATCGAGTCTCTTTATCGACTTTATTTCAGTGGGATTTTGCTAACTGCGATCGTAGTTTATCCCTGTTGGATAGCCCTCATGCTCTCATGGGAACCCGACTGCAAAAACTGATGAATTGCTGTCAGCAATGGCACCTCAAACCTGAACTCGATCTCGAAACCCTCACCCCCACTAACCGTAAGCAACCCTTACTGCAATTCGCACCCCTGTTTGGTGGTTTAGGCGGCATTGCGATCGCAGCATTACTCTGGCTAATTGCTCACGCTCTCTTTGCCATTGGTAACTTCCGCCTCAATTGGTTAGCCAGCGATTACAGCTTGTTTCCAAGTTTTGGGTGCATTGGATTTGGCGTTGGGATGATCATTCGATTTAATCGCTTCTTTCCTGACTCTCAGGACGCACACACTGATCTCGTCCAGCTCCTGACGCAACCCCAGCTCACCCCCCTCGATAGTCCCAGAATTCGACTCGAAGGAACGCTTATCGGGCGCACTGGAGCCAGCAACCGACTTGCTCAAGACCTCCTCCTGCAAACCGAGACCGGATTAATTAAGCTGCACTACTGCTCTCAGCTAGGCGCGATCGGGAATCTACTCTGTTCGCTCCCGCTTGGGCAGCCTGCGATCGTCACTGGATGGCTCCGACGTAGCGCAACTCCCTGGATTGATGTAGACACGATTAGAACGAGATCGTTAATCCGGGCTGGGCATCCCGTCTGGTCGTTACTGGTTGCGATCTCGGCAATTCTATTTGGCATCGCTCAGATTCTGTAA